The Gemmatimonas aurantiaca genomic sequence TTCTCGCGTCTCCTCATGGACCGCATCGTGTTCCTGGGGTCGCCGATCAACGACGACGTCGCGAACATCATCATCGCCCAGATGCTGTTCCTCGACGCGGACAACCCCGAGAAGCCCATCCATCTGTACATCAACTCGCCGGGCGGCTCCGTCTCGGCGGGCCTGGCGATGTACGACACGATGCAGTTCATCAAGTCGCCGGTGTACACCACCTGCATGGGCATGGCGGCGTCGATGGGCGCGTTCCTGCTCTGCGCGGGCGCGGCGGGCCATCGGGCGGCCCTGCCCCACAGCCGCATCATGATCCACCAGCCCTCGCAGAACGGCGGCGGCGGCTCGGCTTCGGATATCGAAATCCAGGCCCGGGAAATCCTGTACCTGCGCCAGAAGATGAACGAGCTGATGGCCAAGCACACCGGCCGTCAGGTGGAACAGGTCGAGCGCGACACCGACCGTGACCGGTTCATGAGTGCCGAG encodes the following:
- a CDS encoding ATP-dependent Clp protease proteolytic subunit, producing MASIYMPYIIERSSRGERTYDIFSRLLMDRIVFLGSPINDDVANIIIAQMLFLDADNPEKPIHLYINSPGGSVSAGLAMYDTMQFIKSPVYTTCMGMAASMGAFLLCAGAAGHRAALPHSRIMIHQPSQNGGGGSASDIEIQAREILYLRQKMNELMAKHTGRQVEQVERDTDRDRFMSAEDAKEYGLIDNVIQMQAELVGAGR